From the genome of Phaenicophaeus curvirostris isolate KB17595 chromosome 6, BPBGC_Pcur_1.0, whole genome shotgun sequence, one region includes:
- the BAMBI gene encoding BMP and activin membrane-bound inhibitor homolog, with protein sequence MDRRSSSIFVWLQLELCAMAVLLTRGEIRCYCDAAHCVATGYMCKSELSACFSRLLDPQNMHSPLTHGCLDSIASTAEICQAKQAQNHSGTTTVSTLECCHEDMCNYRGLHDVLSPSRGDTSGQGSRYQHDSSRNLITKVQELTSSKELWFRAAVIAVPIAGGLILVLLIMLALRMLRSENKRLQDQRQQMLSRLHYSFHGHHSKKGQVAKLDLECMVPVTGHENCCMTCDKMRHSDLSNDKILSLVHWGMYSGHGKLEFV encoded by the exons gtgAAATCAGATGCTACTGTGATGCTGCACACTGTGTTGCAACTGGCTATATGTGCAAATCTGAGCTTAGTgcctgcttctccaggctgcttgATCCTCAGAATATGCATTCCCCACTTACTCATGGCTGCTTGGACTCTATTGCAAGCACAGCTGAAATTTGCCAAGCCAAACAAGCGCAAAACCACTCTGGCACCACCACCGTGTCCACATTGGAATGCTGTCATGAAGATATGTGCAATTACAGAGGACTACATGATGTCTTGTCTCCTTCCAGGGGTGACACTTCAG gacaagggagcagaTATCAACATGACAGCAGCAGGAATCTCATCACCAAGGTGCAGGAATTGACCTCTTCAAAAGAGTTATGGTTCAGGGCAGCTGTAATTGCTGTTCCGATAGCTGGTGGGCTGATCTTGGTGCTCCTTATCATGCTAGCTCTGCGGATGCTCAGGAGTGAAAATAAGAGACTGCAAGATCAACGACAGCAAATGCTTTCTCGTTTGCACTATAGTTTTCATGGACATCATTCAAAAAAAGGGCAGGTGGCAAAATTGGACTTGGAATGCATGGTGCCTGTGACTGGTCACGAGAACTGCTGCATGACCTGTGATAAAATGAGACATTCAGACCTCAGCAATGATAAAATTCTTTCGCTAGTCCACTGGGGAATGTACAGCGGACACGGGAAGCTGGAATTTGTATga